Part of the Lolium rigidum isolate FL_2022 chromosome 6, APGP_CSIRO_Lrig_0.1, whole genome shotgun sequence genome, CATTCTCACGGTTGCAAAACTTACAACGCCCGCAATTAGGCCATCCGCGCCTTTGAAGATTGTTGGTCGTCCAAACTCGGTCTTGAAAGACGAGCCATGTAAAAAATTTGCATTTTGGGGGTGCTCAATTTTTTCAAACCGCCTCCATCATGTAGGAGCACATCGTACCCTCAAATTGTGCCTTATATACTGATGCCGCCAAGTACTCCCCGATGCGGTGAACTTCCAATGATGTTGTCCATGGTTCCTTTAACAAGGTTAACCCCACTAATCTGCATCCAAAGGTCGGCAAACTGGGAAATGTGGTGCAGGGACATCCCATTACATGTGTTTATTTTGGCAATCCAATATCGTTGGTGAGCCCATTATTGACCGTGAAGTTTTTCCAGGTGAAGATGGCGAAGATTACAGTGCACTGCCTGGTAACTGTATTAGTTTTTCACAAAGAAAATGGTAACCGTATTAGTCTTTTCACTCGTATAGGCTGCAGCTGGGTTTCGTTCACCTCATTCTTAGCTAACAACTGGACATGGTACAtgtcaaaaagaaaaacaacTGGACATGGGACAAACGCCTTGCACATCCGTAATTAGTTCTCCCCTCCCAGTAAAAAATACACCTTTTACAGTTAGTATAATGAAACTTTTTTTTTTACAGCCAGTGCATCTAACCTTCGTCTGACACCGGTGGCTTTTCAAAACACTCATGATTCGTTTTTTCTGCATCTGTCGATAAAACATTTGGTACGTTAAGAATTATCGTCCTGCCCACCAAACTCCGCTTGTCAAAGACCTGAGCTAGCCTTTCCGGCATCGAATGGTGGTCATCTGCCATCCACCAAGAAACGTTCGTAAGCACTATGGCATTGTAAACCTCCCGTTCTAAAACAGAGGGTCAAACATACCAGACAAGGGCATAATCCCATTATTGTTAAGTGGAACGCAGCAAGTCCTAATTGGAAAATTCAAACTCGTAGAGGTTCTATTCTGCTAACAAAAGTAAGCCAGTTAATAGATCCAAATGGTCAGTGGGACGAGGAGCTCATCCGATCTCTGTTTACCTCCTTAGACGCTAATCGAATTCTGCAGATACCTTTGAACACACAGGGCTTTTCTGATTTCATTGCTTGGGGTTTAACCAAACATGGGTTCTATTCAGTACGTTCAGCTTACCATATGCAATGGCGTCACAGGTTTGGTCCGCACTCTGGACAATTAGCTATTCCAGGAAGTTCAATTACAAATCCTGTTTGGAAAATCCTATGGAAACTACTAATCCCAGGGAAGGTGAAGATTTTTATGTGGAGAGCTCTTCATGGAATCCTTCCTCTAAAGAGTATCTTAATTAACAGACATATTGGCACGTCTGGAGAGTGTCCGATCTGCCATCAGGGGCCAGAGGACATTATGCATCTTCTTTTCAAATGTCATACGGCCAAAGAATTGTGGCAAAGTCTCGGTTTGGAGAACATCATTAATGAAGCAACTTCCATGGACAGAGCGGGATCAGCGGTGCTGGAGTACTTACTTCGACAGAATGGTAACACTCTCCCTGGGTTCGAATTTGTTAAACTAAAAGAAACTATCTGTGTATCAGCCTGGTATCTTTGGTGGATTCGACGCCGTCGAACGCACAATGAGGAAGTTCCACCATTACTCAAGTGCAAAATGTCCATTCTGGCGATAACTGCAAACGCGATGAAGGCTGAAAAGAAAGCCCCTGCAGGGACGGACAAGTGGATCAGACCTCCACCCCGTACAGTGAAACTTAACGTCGATGCATCGTTTGTTATGGAGGAGAAATTAGGGGCAACGGGAGCTGTCCTTCGTGATTTCATGGGAACCTTTGTGCATGCAAAATGTGAGCTATTACCGCATGTCCAGACTGCGGCGATGGCTGAAGCAATGGCGCTCCGTGAAGGACTGAAAATGGTTGAAGAGATGGGCTGTCATCACATCATGGTTGAATCTGACTCGGCTGAAACAATCCAAGCGCTTACAGGTGAAAATAGATGGTGGAATGAATCATCTGCTATCTTTGCTGACTGCATCGATATAGCATCCAATATTGGGGAGGTTCAATTCATATTTTGTCCTAGGGATGCAAATCAAGTAGCACATGAAATAGCCAAGTATAGCTTTCAGCATAAAATTGCTTGTAACTGGGACGATGAGCCCCCTAGTTTCCTATTAGACAAGCTCCTAAACGATGTAACTATGATTTGATCTGTGAGCAGCAAGTtttttacgcactcttttccttaccagggtaccgaaagggactggaaggtttttaatgaggcggcttgcttgctaATATAtttatagtttcaaaaaaaaaaagtggaacGCAGCAAGCCCCTGTAGTAATTTATAGGATGTTGAAACTTATGAATATGGAGACTACCAGTACAGTGATATGGTGGCAAGCATGCCCACAAACAGAAGGGAACAATTAATCCTAGAGAAGTATGCACCAGTAGTCATATATATTACGAACTGAAACAATAACCGTTACCAGTTCCCAGGACTATGACTGACGAATAATCCGGTGAAAAAACCGGTTACATTATTGCGCTTTCTTGGTGtggagagtggagtggtagtctTAGCGATCCAGACTTATACAGAAGTAATTTTACACATACCACGAAGAGATTGAAAACTATAATGGTGCCTGATGTCGAGGCAGCTTGATCATGCCAATATCATGAGACATGCAAGGGTGCCTGCAGTCAACAGGCAATACTTCAGCGTTTGACAAAGCAAATTTGGATGATACAAAAAACAAGCAGTCATCGTCTCTCTTGTAATAGCCGGCTAGCTCCCTAAAGTATTAGTGAATAGTGATCAGCAATACACCACCAGCAAACAAGTTCTCAGTTTACAATCAAGAGAAACACTACTATCAACACCTAACCTACAATATGAGTAGTGACCTGGTACATTAGTCCACAAACTTCACACCTAAAGTTAATGCAAATTTACCGATCATGTGTTAGTTTAAGTCATCTTTACGACATGCTCCAAAAACGTAATCCCTGGGGATGTTTTCTTGCTCTATGAATAAGCAGTTAATTTATTTCCTTGGATGCCCAGTTGCGCACGTATATGTTAGGCACTTGTCTCCTAATCCCTCAACCCAGATTAAATGTTAAATGATTAACTAGTTAAAGCTTTAAATGATTGGATGCAAGAAAGAAAGCATTAATTTGCTGGATACACACTATaatgagtgaatctacacactaaaagtagACCAGCTACATACAAAAATAGATGAATCTACAAaaagctaaaacatcttatattagtaaacggagggagtagtttgttGATGAAAAAAATATTCGAGCTAGACAAATTTCAGCCTTTCAAAGGAAGACAAATAGGAAAGAGATCAGCAAGTCTAACTCTAACACAACCATGACGTAAAAGCTGACAATTCATGCAACGTAATAGGCATGCCCATGCTCAGCTCACTGCAAATCAAACCTGATTGCATCCAGCCCCAAGCCAAGAAAGGTTATATATGCAGATAATAGCTTGAAGTTGTAACATGTTCTCTTTCAGCAAAATCCATAGAAGTGATATAAGGAGGTAGTAGTAGAGGAAGGATGGGGAGTGGAACTAGTGGAGAAGCTTGATGCCAATCGAGCAGCAACCAAACTTGTTTACTAGCAAGCAAATCTCATGAAGAAAAACACTACTACTATGTGTTTATTTATGACATGATGACTCTCCATGGTACTTCGCGTCGAGGCATTGTTATACAATTCTGCTGCTCAGTCGTGTCATCAGAAACTATTCCATGCCTCCATGGTACTTCAATTCATATATGTGCCAGAAAACAACAAATGGCAACCTTCATCAAACAAGAAACCATCTTGAATACTAGACACCAAACAAAGCAGATATATTATAATAGAAAAACAAGAATAACAAAATGGTGAATTAGACCGAAACAAGCAAGTAAGAGAGAAAGGGTCAACTGCAATCATAAGAAAGTAAACAAGCAATTTAGTTGAATTCCACTATGCAATTACTGAAACTAATCCGAAGCCGAAACAGTTGGCACTACAACAATCGGAACTAGCATCAACAACATGCAGCCTTGATATGGCCATATCTCATGAAGCTGAAAGTTCAAAGGGATGCAGTTTGTTCATCACACTTGCAGAAACATTAAGCAACAGCTTTCCAAACAATAAACAATGAAATAATTCCAGCCTATTAATGGTACTACTGTACAATGAATTGAAATTGTGAAATTATAATCCACAGATGTATACGTAGAGGGGCTGTGTTCCTAAAATCCATGGTATAACAAGCAAGAAACGGGTACTGCCAGAAGAAAATTGAGGTAGTATAGTACATCGGTAAAGCAGTACCTTGTTGCAGTACTAAGAGTCGGCCTTGGCGGGGCATTCGAGGCTGGCGTTGAAGTGGCGAGCGGGGAATTTGGCGGAGACGGAGCCCACCTCGAAGACGAGCTCGTCCCCATCGGCGCGGATCCCGGTGATTGACCACCAGCGGAAGAAGGCCTTGACGCTGATGCCGCTGAGCCCGGAGATGCGACCGTCGTCGAGGTGGCCGGTGAGGCGGTCGTTGAAGTTGGCGAGGTAGCTCCCCGCGGGCAGCACGATGCGGCAGCTGGAGACGAGGTCTACGGCGAAGTCCCCCGAGCCGGCGTCGAGCGTGTAGCCGCGGACGTTGGCCGGGAGCAGGCCCCGCGGgaagccgcggaggcggagctcgTCGTACGCGGTGGTAGGGGTGGATCCGGCGTCGGCGTCGGAGCGggcgagcgggaggaggagggccgccgcgaggagggccgcgactgggaggaggagggcgacgcggggtTGAGAAGGGTTCGCCATTTTCGTGAGTCCAAGGGGAGGGAGACGTGGAACGGTTGAAGAGTCTGGAGTCGAGGGGGAAGGAGCTAGGTGCTGCTGCCTATTTTCGGAAGAAGTGGCTGACTTTTAACCAACTTGCGGGTTTCTTGATTTTTCGACAAATCCTGTCATGTGCACAGTGCGGTGTTTAGAGATGCAACTGCATTATTAGTACCCTCTAGTACATCATTGGCCATACTTATCCAAGCATTTTAGTCAACTCTCGTTCGATTACACTACATCATTCTAAAATAAATGTTTCAATTTTTTATATAAAGGCATATCTATAAATAAAATGTGTCTAGGCATATTCGTATCTAAATAAAACTACTATAAAACACTTATAGTAGTATTTTCAGAGCTAGTTATGTCCAACGCGGCACGCCAAATGGACTTGGGGACCGTAGCGTGGATTAATGTGAGAAATGAATAGCGACATCTATCTTTTTTGCAAATAACTTCTAAACTATCTAGTGGGTTCACGCATCACAGAAATTTACACACTACATCTTCAACCTCCAACCCACATGTCTAGGGGTGAGCTCAGTTGCGTCGCTCAAACAACGAACGCGGATTCCTACGGGACCTTATGGCGCCAGGACCCAATCAGCCGCCGTCAAATATCGCTGGAGATGCTCACATTCGTTGACCGCTGTACGCTAGTGGCAGTGTATTTGTACCGGGTGATACTATCTTGTCAGGTATTCACACTATTTGGTGTACCTTTTGAGCCCCACAGTTTGTACAACAGCATGCAAAGATGGTACCGGGTGTACTTCAGTCCCTGGCAAAAGTACACAGCCCCTGTCATGTAGTACACAGTCGGACCTCGTCTGTACCTGGTTAATGCACTTTGGTTGGTAACTGGTTTTGAATTTTCAATTTGATGCATCTTGATTTCGAAAAAATTGTCTGAACGAAAAATGTTCGTCTCCTTTTTCTCAACGTAATGTGTATAAAAATCGCCGGCCACCTATAAAGTTCTTTGAAAACACATGAAGAGTATCCATTAGATAATTGCTAGAGTTCACTACAcgtgttagagcatcttcaacaggcgcgctatatcagGCGCTGTATATTTGGATTTACACCGCGCGCTATGCGGATCCAGCACACGGCGACAACTTTAGCAGATGTGCTAAACCGCCACGTCAAAATGCAGCGCTGGATTCGACTTTTTGCAGATGCGCTAAAATGCCGCGGCAAAAACAACATTTTCACACAATTGCATAGGTAAATAGATCaaacaaaatttaaaaataaactgGAAATATAAATATATTACAAAGTTCAACCCAtattttctacaaccatatttattAAAAACTAGACTACACTACTTGGAATTCTCGTTAGGAACCAATCCCAGGAGTGGGTTTATTATTC contains:
- the LOC124666167 gene encoding uncharacterized protein LOC124666167, which translates into the protein MANPSQPRVALLLPVAALLAAALLLPLARSDADAGSTPTTAYDELRLRGFPRGLLPANVRGYTLDAGSGDFAVDLVSSCRIVLPAGSYLANFNDRLTGHLDDGRISGLSGISVKAFFRWWSITGIRADGDELVFEVGSVSAKFPARHFNASLECPAKADS